In Candidatus Kaelpia aquatica, the following are encoded in one genomic region:
- a CDS encoding Rrf2 family transcriptional regulator, protein MKLSTRSRYGLRLMFELGLEYGNGPVLLKDIAKREGISERYLGQLVIPLKNSGLINSIRGARGGYLLSQNPAEISIKDIIEVLEGDLNLVECVKDDSLCNRVSICATRRIWALLGDNIKKVLNSFTLADLVKEHQGSKNNILMYNI, encoded by the coding sequence TTGAAGCTTTCGACTAGGAGTAGGTATGGATTGCGATTAATGTTTGAGTTAGGACTTGAATATGGTAACGGCCCTGTATTACTCAAAGATATTGCAAAGAGAGAGGGAATTTCAGAGAGATATCTAGGCCAGCTTGTTATTCCTCTAAAAAACTCTGGACTTATTAATTCAATCCGTGGTGCACGCGGCGGGTATCTCTTGAGTCAGAACCCGGCAGAGATCTCTATTAAAGATATAATTGAGGTTTTAGAAGGAGATCTTAATTTAGTTGAATGCGTTAAAGACGATTCTTTATGTAACAGGGTATCTATTTGTGCTACTCGCAGGATCTGGGCATTGTTGGGTGATAATATAAAAAAAGTCTTAAACTCTTTTACATTAGCAGATTTAGTTAAAGAGCATCAAGGTAGCAAGAATAATATTTTGATGTATAATATCTAA
- the otsB gene encoding trehalose-phosphatase yields MSKSNFDAVIFDLDGVITDTAVLHVESWKDTFDDYLKELEAREGKEFREFTHKGDYLPYVDGKPRYEGVRSFLSSRGIEIPFGDLSDEAGKETICGLGNKKNEYFLKHLKAEGADLFKSTLEFIKKLHERGIKTAVASSSKNCKTILESVGIEDMFQSRVDGVVSVELGLKGKPEADIFLKAASNIGVEPSRSVVVEDATSGVEAGRNGGFGLVIGIARESHFKDLLDSGADVVVSDLADMSVDWVDSWFKKRPREFFSHWDKSDNSIDIDGELMESSPSREINPLYLSGVKDLFKDRKPIIFLDYDGTLTPIVAKPELAVLSKDMREIIKELISKYTVAIVSGRGREDVENLVNIEGILYAGNHGFDIKGPDLSMTQPDAEEAIPAVKEAIAYFKDKLSSIDGLLVEEKKFSVAVHYRLVDEDKYLNVIEDEVNRVVAKFKFLRLMHGKKVFEVLPNIYWNKGCAIRWIVDALKLSFKDNLIVYIGDDTTDEDAFRAIRSRGCSILVAEELRPSAADFWVKNPNSVKELFEKLLS; encoded by the coding sequence ATGAGTAAGTCTAACTTTGATGCTGTAATATTTGATCTTGATGGGGTCATTACCGATACAGCGGTTTTACATGTTGAATCCTGGAAGGATACCTTTGATGACTATCTTAAAGAGTTGGAAGCCAGAGAAGGTAAAGAGTTTCGCGAGTTTACCCATAAAGGTGACTACCTCCCTTACGTAGATGGTAAGCCTCGCTATGAAGGGGTTAGGAGTTTTCTTTCTTCACGCGGTATTGAGATTCCATTTGGAGATCTAAGCGATGAAGCAGGTAAAGAGACCATATGCGGACTTGGCAATAAGAAGAACGAATATTTCCTTAAGCATCTTAAGGCTGAAGGAGCAGATCTCTTTAAATCTACGCTAGAGTTTATAAAGAAGCTGCATGAAAGAGGTATCAAGACAGCTGTAGCTTCATCATCTAAGAACTGTAAGACTATTCTTGAATCCGTCGGCATTGAAGATATGTTTCAATCCCGTGTTGATGGAGTAGTATCTGTAGAGCTGGGCTTAAAGGGTAAGCCCGAAGCCGATATATTCTTAAAAGCCGCTTCTAATATAGGCGTAGAGCCGTCACGCTCAGTCGTTGTTGAAGATGCAACGAGCGGTGTTGAGGCTGGACGTAACGGCGGTTTTGGACTGGTTATTGGGATTGCACGTGAAAGCCATTTTAAGGACTTACTTGATAGCGGTGCCGATGTTGTTGTCTCCGATCTGGCTGATATGTCTGTTGACTGGGTCGATAGCTGGTTTAAGAAAAGACCTAGAGAGTTTTTTAGTCATTGGGATAAGAGTGATAATTCTATAGATATTGATGGAGAGCTCATGGAGAGTAGTCCTAGCAGGGAGATAAATCCGCTCTATCTCTCCGGAGTTAAAGATCTATTTAAAGATAGGAAGCCTATCATATTCCTTGATTATGACGGTACTCTTACTCCGATAGTGGCTAAGCCTGAACTTGCTGTACTCTCAAAAGATATGCGGGAGATAATCAAGGAGCTTATTTCAAAGTATACCGTAGCTATTGTAAGCGGAAGAGGAAGAGAGGATGTTGAGAATCTTGTAAATATAGAAGGTATACTCTATGCCGGCAATCATGGCTTTGATATTAAGGGACCTGATCTCTCTATGACTCAGCCTGATGCAGAAGAAGCAATACCGGCGGTTAAAGAAGCAATAGCTTATTTTAAAGATAAGCTCTCATCTATCGATGGTCTATTAGTTGAAGAGAAGAAGTTTTCAGTTGCTGTCCATTATAGGCTTGTAGATGAAGATAAATATCTGAACGTTATTGAAGATGAGGTTAACAGGGTAGTGGCTAAATTTAAGTTTTTACGCCTTATGCATGGCAAGAAGGTCTTTGAGGTTTTACCTAATATTTACTGGAATAAGGGCTGTGCAATAAGATGGATAGTCGATGCCCTTAAGCTCTCTTTTAAAGATAATTTAATTGTATATATAGGCGATGATACAACGGATGAAGATGCTTTTAGAGCTATTCGTTCCAGAGGTTGCAGTATCTTAGTAGCAGAGGAGCTGCGCCCTTCAGCTGCTGATTTCTGGGTTAAGAATCCTAATAGCGTTAAAGAGTTGTTTGAGAAGTTATTGAGTTAA
- a CDS encoding HEPN domain-containing protein, giving the protein MSYNNSKEHLLKEGVIKKCAVDHKAIRNLLKRAYVDLKTAERNYGLDEECAYTYAYNALLRTGLALILSHGFRPDVKNKHLTVIKFATDVLGNEFKQLIRAYDIMRKKRHKFIYEPAIPCSAQEAKNAMKIAQEFVDKVFQKISAEDPQHKLKF; this is encoded by the coding sequence ATGAGTTATAACAATTCCAAAGAACATCTTTTAAAAGAAGGAGTTATTAAAAAGTGTGCTGTTGATCACAAGGCCATAAGGAATCTTTTAAAGCGGGCATACGTTGATTTAAAAACTGCGGAAAGAAACTACGGGCTGGACGAAGAATGCGCCTATACTTATGCTTACAACGCTCTCTTACGCACTGGTCTTGCCCTGATACTTAGCCATGGATTTCGCCCTGATGTTAAAAACAAGCACTTAACAGTTATAAAATTTGCCACAGATGTTTTGGGCAACGAGTTTAAACAACTTATCAGAGCATATGATATTATGAGAAAAAAGAGACATAAATTCATTTATGAACCCGCTATACCTTGTTCAGCTCAAGAAGCAAAAAACGCTATGAAAATAGCGCAAGAATTTGTAGATAAAGTTTTCCAAAAAATATCTGCAGAAGACCCTCAGCATAAATTAAAGTTCTAG
- a CDS encoding glycosyl hydrolase family 65 protein, with protein MVDSSWKVVYNGFDPEEEQLRESICTLANGYIGVRGAAYESGASRIHYPGSYLAGGYNKLPTHIAGRTIYNEDLVNIPNCLPITFKIAGGDWFSPSKTKIRFYRQELDLRRGFLRRDIRLQSRMGHKTHLESFRVVSMANPHLISYKYTITPENYSGWITVRTMLDGAVTNSGIERYRQLNSKHLVPLSLGKFSSNGAYLVMKTSQSKITIAQASKVRIFTSSGEKRPNIKHISRGKERIDQVFKLYVKQGRRYEIEKTVSIYTSKDEGIEEPLDSAIHLIKRVSRFDSILKSHEHVWDELWKKFDIQIDSDIFSQKVLRLNIFHLLQVASPHITKIDAGLPARGLHGEAYRGHIFWDEIFAMALYDLHLPEISESLMLYRYKRLDWARKYARREKAKGAMFPWQSGSTGEEETQIVHLNPLSGEWGPDYSRNQRHVSLAIAYNAWRHYMKTKDVSFLVNYGAELILSIARFFASMSKLDEGDGRYHIDGVMGPDEFHEKHPDSESAGLKDNAYTNLMTVWLLIRAEEVLSILPTKDRIRISRKIGLKKEELAFWKDITQKMNVIINEDGIIAQFDGYFGLKDLNWERYRESYESIERLDRILKAEGKSPDDYKITKQADVLMFFYLLNLTEVKEIFNNLGYEFSKDTLNKNYKYYVKRTSHGSTLSKVVHCYIAHILNKPKETWRWFNEVLESDIFDTQGGTTSEGIHIGVMGGSIDIVIRGFIGLRILKDKIRLNPRIPRRWQRVKFRINYKGSWITFSVTNRQVTVFVQGPKNKIFPTAIEIGSRTHSVIYGKLSRFTIKS; from the coding sequence ATGGTAGATTCCAGCTGGAAAGTAGTTTATAACGGATTTGATCCTGAGGAAGAGCAGCTCAGGGAGTCGATCTGTACTCTTGCAAACGGCTATATTGGGGTAAGAGGAGCTGCCTATGAGTCTGGTGCTTCACGTATCCACTATCCCGGCTCCTATCTTGCAGGCGGCTATAATAAATTACCTACTCATATTGCAGGAAGGACTATATATAATGAAGACCTTGTCAATATTCCAAACTGTCTGCCTATAACGTTTAAGATTGCAGGTGGTGATTGGTTCTCTCCTTCAAAGACTAAGATAAGATTCTATCGTCAAGAACTTGATCTCAGACGCGGATTTCTAAGAAGAGATATAAGGCTCCAGAGCCGCATGGGTCATAAGACACATCTGGAGAGCTTTAGAGTAGTAAGTATGGCCAATCCCCATCTAATAAGTTATAAATATACTATAACCCCGGAAAATTATAGCGGCTGGATTACTGTTAGAACCATGCTTGATGGTGCGGTTACAAATTCAGGAATTGAGCGCTACAGACAGCTTAACTCAAAGCATTTAGTCCCTCTATCTCTGGGAAAGTTCAGCTCTAATGGTGCTTATCTTGTAATGAAGACTTCTCAGTCTAAGATTACAATTGCTCAAGCTTCGAAAGTACGTATCTTTACTTCTAGCGGCGAGAAGAGACCAAACATAAAGCATATCAGTAGAGGTAAGGAGAGAATAGATCAGGTATTTAAGTTGTATGTAAAACAGGGCAGGCGCTATGAAATAGAGAAGACAGTATCGATCTATACGTCTAAAGACGAAGGAATAGAGGAGCCTCTAGATTCTGCAATTCACCTGATTAAAAGGGTATCAAGGTTTGATAGTATTTTAAAGTCCCACGAACATGTTTGGGATGAGCTCTGGAAGAAGTTTGATATTCAGATTGATAGCGATATCTTCTCTCAGAAAGTGTTAAGGCTTAATATTTTTCACCTTCTTCAGGTAGCCTCGCCTCATATTACAAAGATAGATGCTGGCCTTCCTGCTAGAGGCTTACATGGCGAAGCCTATAGGGGTCATATCTTCTGGGATGAGATATTTGCGATGGCGCTATATGACCTCCATCTGCCTGAGATATCTGAGTCTCTAATGCTCTATCGCTACAAGAGGTTGGATTGGGCTAGAAAGTATGCTAGAAGAGAGAAAGCAAAAGGAGCGATGTTCCCCTGGCAGAGCGGTTCAACAGGAGAAGAGGAGACCCAGATTGTTCATTTAAATCCGCTATCTGGTGAGTGGGGCCCGGACTACAGCCGTAACCAGCGTCATGTATCACTTGCAATTGCTTATAACGCTTGGCGTCATTATATGAAGACAAAAGATGTTAGCTTCCTTGTGAATTACGGGGCTGAGTTAATACTCTCTATTGCCAGGTTCTTTGCCTCAATGTCTAAGCTTGATGAAGGAGACGGCAGGTACCATATTGACGGTGTTATGGGCCCGGACGAGTTCCACGAGAAACATCCTGACTCTGAAAGTGCGGGTCTAAAAGACAATGCCTATACCAACCTTATGACTGTCTGGCTGCTTATAAGAGCAGAGGAGGTTTTGAGTATTCTCCCAACTAAAGATAGGATCAGGATCTCACGCAAGATAGGGCTTAAGAAAGAAGAGCTTGCGTTTTGGAAAGATATTACTCAGAAGATGAACGTTATTATAAATGAAGATGGTATCATCGCTCAGTTCGATGGCTACTTCGGTCTTAAAGATCTTAATTGGGAGCGGTACCGTGAAAGCTATGAGAGTATAGAGCGCTTGGACAGGATTCTTAAAGCTGAAGGTAAGTCCCCGGATGATTATAAGATAACCAAGCAGGCTGATGTTTTGATGTTTTTCTATTTATTGAACTTAACAGAGGTTAAAGAGATATTTAATAATCTGGGTTATGAATTTAGTAAAGATACTTTGAATAAAAATTATAAGTATTATGTTAAGCGTACCTCTCACGGTTCTACCTTAAGCAAAGTAGTACACTGCTATATTGCTCACATCCTAAATAAACCTAAAGAGACCTGGAGATGGTTCAATGAGGTATTAGAGTCTGATATCTTTGATACTCAAGGCGGTACAACCTCTGAGGGAATACATATCGGTGTTATGGGTGGTTCTATAGACATAGTAATACGTGGTTTTATAGGTTTACGTATTTTAAAGGATAAGATTAGACTCAATCCCCGTATTCCAAGACGCTGGCAGAGGGTAAAGTTTAGGATAAACTATAAAGGTAGCTGGATAACTTTCTCTGTAACAAATAGGCAGGTTACCGTCTTTGTTCAAGGACCTAAGAACAAGATCTTCCCTACAGCTATTGAGATTGGCTCTCGTACTCATAGCGTTATCTACGGTAAGCTCTCTAGATTTACTATTAAAAGTTAA
- a CDS encoding nucleotidyltransferase domain-containing protein → MLENLYISKSKIRRALLALFFTNKSKKFYLRELERILGYSAGNIRRELLKFQKDTLLETSRSGNLLYYSLNVKHPLFNELKNIIAKTVGIEGLLKKALSYIKGINFAFIYGSFASGKENFSSDIDLMIIGEPEDSLLYDKIAELEKKLEREINPSIYSAEEFNLKKRDKNGFIMDLLNNPKIMIIGKEDEL, encoded by the coding sequence ATGCTTGAAAACTTATATATCTCAAAATCAAAAATTAGACGGGCCTTACTTGCCCTCTTTTTCACCAACAAATCTAAAAAATTCTATTTAAGAGAGCTTGAGCGGATATTAGGCTACTCTGCCGGTAACATACGGAGAGAGCTTTTAAAATTTCAAAAAGATACTCTTTTAGAAACAAGCAGATCCGGAAACCTGCTTTATTACTCTCTAAATGTTAAACATCCTTTGTTTAACGAATTAAAAAATATTATTGCCAAAACAGTGGGGATTGAAGGGCTTCTTAAAAAGGCGTTGTCATATATTAAAGGCATAAATTTTGCTTTTATATACGGTTCTTTTGCAAGCGGTAAAGAAAACTTCTCAAGCGATATAGACCTTATGATAATAGGCGAACCCGAAGACTCCTTGCTTTATGATAAGATTGCCGAGCTGGAGAAGAAATTAGAACGAGAGATCAACCCCAGCATTTATTCTGCCGAAGAATTTAATCTAAAGAAGAGGGATAAAAACGGTTTTATAATGGACCTTTTAAATAATCCCAAGATAATGATTATAGGAAAAGAAGATGAGTTATAA
- a CDS encoding sulfide-dependent adenosine diphosphate thiazole synthase: protein MDEVVISRAIVESFMKDFMDSLDVDVAIAGAGPSGLICAYYLAKDGYKVAIFERQLRVGGGMPGGGMMFNRVVVQEEARGIMDEIGVNLTKYKDDLYIADSLEAISTFCSKTIKAGAKIFNLINVEDVMIREKQITGLVLNWSAVSWSKLHVDPLTVRARAVIDATGHDAEVARIIERKMGKCLNTKDGGVIGEKSMWAEVGEREIMDNTREACPGLFVCGMSANAVFGSPRMGAIFGGMLLSGKKLAALIKERLET, encoded by the coding sequence ATGGATGAAGTAGTTATTTCCCGGGCAATAGTAGAGAGTTTTATGAAAGATTTTATGGATTCACTTGATGTTGATGTAGCTATTGCAGGAGCAGGTCCGTCGGGTCTTATATGTGCATACTATCTTGCTAAAGATGGTTATAAGGTAGCTATATTTGAAAGGCAGCTGCGTGTTGGCGGTGGTATGCCCGGCGGCGGAATGATGTTTAATCGTGTTGTTGTACAGGAAGAAGCAAGAGGGATTATGGATGAGATAGGTGTTAATCTTACAAAGTATAAAGATGATCTATATATAGCCGACTCTCTTGAGGCAATATCTACTTTTTGCTCTAAGACAATTAAAGCCGGAGCTAAAATATTTAATCTTATCAACGTAGAGGATGTTATGATTAGGGAGAAGCAGATTACCGGTTTGGTTTTAAACTGGTCTGCAGTATCCTGGTCTAAGCTCCATGTGGATCCTCTAACTGTAAGGGCTCGTGCTGTTATAGATGCAACAGGGCATGATGCTGAAGTAGCGAGAATAATAGAGAGAAAGATGGGCAAATGTTTAAATACCAAAGATGGCGGAGTTATAGGCGAGAAGTCTATGTGGGCAGAAGTAGGAGAGCGGGAGATCATGGATAATACGCGTGAAGCCTGTCCTGGGCTCTTTGTTTGCGGAATGTCTGCTAATGCTGTATTTGGGTCTCCAAGAATGGGGGCAATATTCGGCGGCATGCTTTTATCAGGTAAGAAACTTGCGGCTTTGATAAAGGAGCGCTTAGAAACTTAA
- the nadA gene encoding quinolinate synthase NadA: MNIVAEIQRLKKEKNAVILVHNYQLPQIQDIADFLGDSLGLSIKAAETEADIIVFCGVRFMAETAKILSPNKLVILPEDAGCPMADMLTGLELEKIKAEHPKAKVLCYVNTSAEVKALSDICCTSANSVKIAREAFSEDDEVIFVPDRNLAFYTQRETGRKFITTDGYCPIHADLTKEDVVRAREDHPKADLIVHPECSPSVIDLADGVYSTSGMLNYVRDCSKKDFIIGTEIGIIYRLEQDNPGKNFYPLSESAICHDMKKITLEKVLTALEEGKGGVELASDVITKARGSIDRMLEYR; this comes from the coding sequence TTGAATATTGTAGCTGAGATTCAAAGATTAAAAAAAGAGAAGAATGCAGTAATACTTGTTCACAACTATCAGTTGCCCCAGATTCAGGATATTGCAGATTTCTTAGGCGATTCATTGGGGTTGAGCATTAAGGCTGCTGAGACAGAGGCTGATATCATAGTTTTTTGCGGAGTCAGGTTTATGGCCGAAACCGCTAAGATTCTTTCGCCGAACAAACTTGTTATCTTGCCAGAAGATGCTGGCTGTCCTATGGCGGATATGTTGACAGGGCTGGAGCTAGAAAAAATTAAAGCAGAACACCCAAAAGCAAAGGTTCTCTGTTATGTTAATACATCTGCAGAGGTAAAGGCCCTATCTGATATCTGCTGTACATCTGCAAACTCTGTTAAGATAGCCAGGGAGGCCTTTTCAGAAGACGATGAAGTGATATTTGTTCCAGATAGAAACCTTGCCTTTTATACTCAAAGAGAGACAGGGCGGAAGTTTATAACTACAGACGGATACTGTCCTATTCATGCTGATCTAACTAAAGAGGATGTAGTTAGAGCTAGAGAAGATCATCCTAAAGCAGATTTAATAGTTCATCCTGAATGCAGTCCCTCTGTTATAGATTTAGCGGATGGCGTCTATTCTACATCCGGGATGTTAAACTATGTAAGGGATTGCAGCAAGAAGGATTTTATTATTGGAACAGAGATAGGAATAATATATAGATTAGAACAAGATAATCCGGGTAAAAATTTCTATCCCTTATCAGAGAGTGCCATATGTCATGATATGAAAAAGATTACCTTAGAGAAGGTCTTAACCGCTTTAGAAGAAGGAAAGGGCGGAGTAGAGCTAGCATCAGATGTTATAACTAAAGCAAGGGGAAGCATCGATAGGATGCTTGAATATAGGTAG
- the cysK gene encoding cysteine synthase A encodes MKIANNITDLVGNTPLVRLNKIVNNYKGGLIAKLEYFNPSSSIKDRIALAMIEDAEKSGLINKDTVIVEATSGNTGIGLAFVSAQRGYRLILTMPENMSVERRSLLSFLGAELVLTPAELGMRGAVDKAEELLKEHKGAFMPRQFKNLVNPRIHRETTALEIWNDTDGEVDIVVSGVGTGGTITGIAESLKSRKDTIKIIAVEPKSSAVLSGGSPGKHKIQGIGAGFIPEVLRVDLIDKIVTVDDRDAMDMARRLAEEEGILAGISSGAAMSAAIEVVAENEDKMIVVIFPDAAERYLSNWNLD; translated from the coding sequence ATGAAAATAGCTAACAATATAACAGATTTGGTCGGCAATACGCCCTTAGTTAGATTGAATAAAATAGTCAATAATTATAAAGGAGGTTTAATAGCTAAGCTTGAGTATTTTAATCCCAGCTCTAGTATTAAAGATAGAATAGCTTTAGCTATGATTGAAGATGCTGAGAAGAGCGGATTAATCAATAAAGATACTGTTATAGTCGAGGCTACTAGCGGTAATACTGGAATAGGATTAGCATTTGTATCGGCTCAGCGCGGCTATAGACTGATACTTACTATGCCTGAAAATATGTCAGTTGAGAGAAGGTCTCTGCTTTCGTTTTTAGGCGCAGAGCTGGTTCTAACCCCAGCTGAATTAGGTATGAGAGGAGCAGTAGATAAGGCTGAAGAGTTATTGAAGGAGCATAAAGGTGCTTTTATGCCTAGGCAGTTTAAAAATCTGGTCAATCCTAGAATTCATCGTGAGACTACAGCTCTAGAGATCTGGAACGATACAGATGGAGAGGTAGATATTGTCGTTAGCGGAGTTGGTACCGGCGGTACTATTACAGGTATTGCAGAGTCTTTAAAGTCTAGGAAAGATACTATTAAGATTATTGCTGTAGAACCTAAGAGTTCAGCAGTTTTATCAGGAGGAAGTCCTGGAAAACATAAGATTCAAGGTATTGGAGCTGGATTTATTCCTGAAGTACTTAGAGTGGATTTAATAGATAAGATTGTTACTGTTGATGATCGTGATGCCATGGATATGGCTAGACGTCTTGCTGAAGAAGAGGGTATCTTAGCCGGTATATCTTCTGGTGCAGCTATGAGCGCTGCAATAGAAGTGGTAGCAGAGAATGAGGATAAGATGATTGTTGTTATTTTTCCTGATGCAGCTGAGAGGTATCTATCTAACTGGAACTTGGATTAA
- a CDS encoding homocysteine biosynthesis protein, translated as MVKSIKEINSRIKKGKAIVVTAEEMISIVKKKGLSYAAKNVDVVTTGTFAPMCSSSIYINIGHSRPRIKLGGGRTYLNGVEAYSALAAVDICLGANALSLDDPRNKVYPGEFKYGGGHVIEDLISGKDIDLEGFAYGTDCYPRKELKTKINIKDINEAILFNPRNCYQNYNVAVNLSNKIIYTYMGVLKPGIGNANYCSASQLSPLMNDPYYRTIGIGTKIFLGGGIGHVCFWGTQHNPTVERGKNGVPVVPSGTIAVMGDLKQMNSDWVKGVSMLGYGVSLSVGIGIPIPILNTDIARYTSIEDKDIWTNIIDYSKAYPNLRKGVIGKVNYAQLRSGKIKIKDRDIPTASLSSYSKAKKIAELLQTWIAKKKFLLTEPVERLPDEKSSYKFKNLEVR; from the coding sequence ATGGTAAAATCCATCAAAGAGATTAATTCCAGAATCAAAAAAGGTAAGGCTATTGTCGTTACAGCTGAAGAGATGATCTCTATAGTTAAGAAGAAAGGGCTATCTTATGCGGCTAAGAATGTTGACGTTGTTACAACGGGAACATTTGCTCCAATGTGCTCTTCATCTATATATATAAATATCGGCCATTCTAGACCTAGAATAAAGTTAGGCGGGGGAAGAACCTATCTAAATGGTGTAGAAGCATATTCGGCTTTAGCTGCTGTAGATATATGTTTGGGAGCTAATGCGCTATCTCTGGATGATCCTAGGAATAAAGTCTATCCTGGTGAGTTTAAGTATGGAGGCGGCCATGTTATTGAGGATTTGATTAGCGGTAAAGACATCGATCTAGAAGGCTTTGCTTATGGAACAGACTGTTATCCAAGAAAAGAGCTTAAGACAAAGATAAATATCAAAGATATAAACGAAGCGATACTCTTTAATCCTAGAAACTGCTACCAGAACTACAACGTTGCGGTCAATCTGTCTAACAAGATAATATATACTTACATGGGGGTATTGAAGCCCGGAATAGGTAATGCGAATTATTGCAGCGCTTCTCAGCTTTCGCCTCTCATGAATGACCCTTACTATAGGACGATTGGAATAGGTACAAAAATTTTCTTAGGCGGAGGTATAGGTCATGTCTGTTTCTGGGGTACTCAGCATAATCCGACTGTTGAAAGAGGCAAGAACGGAGTTCCGGTTGTACCTTCAGGAACTATTGCTGTTATGGGCGATTTAAAGCAGATGAATTCGGATTGGGTTAAAGGCGTTAGCATGCTTGGATACGGTGTTAGTTTATCTGTTGGAATAGGCATTCCTATCCCTATCTTAAACACGGATATAGCCCGTTATACATCTATTGAGGATAAAGATATTTGGACCAATATTATTGATTACAGTAAGGCATATCCAAATCTTAGAAAGGGAGTAATTGGGAAGGTTAACTATGCTCAGCTGCGCTCAGGAAAGATAAAGATTAAAGATAGAGATATTCCAACGGCATCTCTTTCAAGCTATAGCAAAGCAAAGAAGATTGCAGAGCTTCTCCAAACTTGGATTGCTAAAAAGAAGTTTCTGCTGACTGAACCAGTTGAGAGATTGCCGGATGAAAAATCCAGCTATAAATTTAAGAATTTAGAGGTTAGATAA
- the mnmA gene encoding tRNA 2-thiouridine(34) synthase MnmA yields MNKSSVLVAMSGGVDSSTAAYLLKEKGYTVRGITMLIVDDDSARSTVEDAGRVCDYLGVEHIVVDLSKEFKDKVIDYFIKEYLRGRTPNPCVECNKHFKFSLLYDKARDLGFAFFATGHFARIERDRSSNYLLKKGQDTKKDQSYFLYPINRDYLGRIIFPLGDHSKEDAFNIARSNNIPFSNKGPSQDLCFVTQDNCRDFIKSNIEDLKTGEIVDREGNILGQHAGIPFYTIGQRSGLGISGPCALYVIDIDHENNRVIVGEKDGLKSIGLIASNLNIFNSDLRGNISAKIRYKHPPAECRMCRIDNGRLTVMFKEDQEAITPGQSVVLYQDDVVLGGGVIEEVIR; encoded by the coding sequence ATGAATAAGAGTAGTGTTTTGGTTGCAATGAGCGGCGGTGTTGATTCTTCAACTGCGGCTTATCTGTTAAAAGAGAAAGGTTATACTGTTAGGGGTATAACAATGTTAATAGTCGATGATGACTCTGCCAGAAGTACCGTAGAAGATGCTGGTAGAGTCTGTGATTACTTAGGAGTAGAGCATATAGTAGTTGATCTATCCAAAGAGTTTAAAGATAAGGTTATAGATTATTTTATCAAAGAGTACTTAAGGGGGAGGACTCCTAACCCCTGCGTTGAATGCAATAAGCACTTTAAATTCAGCCTGTTGTATGATAAAGCTAGAGATCTTGGTTTTGCTTTTTTTGCAACTGGACATTTTGCAAGAATAGAGAGAGATAGATCAAGTAATTACCTTTTGAAGAAAGGTCAAGATACTAAGAAAGATCAGAGCTATTTTTTATACCCTATAAATAGAGACTATTTGGGCAGGATTATATTTCCTCTCGGCGATCACTCTAAAGAAGATGCTTTCAATATAGCTAGAAGTAATAATATTCCTTTCTCTAATAAAGGTCCCAGTCAGGATCTCTGTTTTGTCACTCAGGATAATTGTAGAGATTTTATAAAGAGTAATATTGAAGATCTAAAAACCGGAGAGATAGTTGATAGAGAAGGCAATATTCTAGGTCAGCACGCCGGTATCCCTTTTTATACAATAGGTCAGCGTTCAGGTTTGGGTATAAGCGGTCCTTGCGCATTGTATGTTATTGATATCGATCATGAGAATAATAGAGTTATTGTCGGTGAAAAAGATGGTCTAAAATCCATAGGGCTTATAGCCTCTAATTTAAATATTTTTAATAGTGATTTAAGGGGTAATATTTCTGCAAAAATCCGCTATAAACATCCGCCGGCGGAGTGTAGAATGTGCAGAATAGATAACGGTAGATTAACAGTCATGTTTAAAGAAGATCAGGAGGCTATTACCCCTGGACAATCTGTTGTTCTATATCAAGATGATGTTGTTTTAGGCGGAGGAGTAATAGAGGAGGTAATACGTTGA